TTTGTTATTGTATGGCCGAGTGACGATTCAATTGACTATTATCATAAAAATGGTTACGTTCATTGCACGGAACCTTTGGAATATCACCCTTCATAAATACAAGGGAATATATGGATTAAAATAACAGAAAAGAAAATATTATTTAAATTAAAGTTTTCACTCTAACGTAGGCTATAGAGTGACATTTCTTTGTGTTGAAAACAATATCAAGACAAACCATTCGAATTAATATCACAACTATTTTAGAACTTCGCTTACCAGTAAGAGTAACCCAATCCTCTTACAAATGAGCAAAAACCAACGTAGGACATACACGGAGACTCCAATGGGAGTGAAGGTCAGGGTGAGACTTCGTAGTGCGGTAGCACAAGGAGGCTCACCGGCCGCCCATGGAAAGCGGAGTGTATGTCCGGAGCGGTAGTCTTACTCCATTATTTTTATGATAGCTAAAACACTTCTGTCCCAGCCTTAATCATTGAAGAGAAAATACTATCTCCCCCTCCCCATTTCATGACAAATGTAACTACACGTTCAACAATCCATACCTGATAATGAGTATAATAAATGTTAATCAGGAGGGTTTTTATATGTTAATTGTTGAATGCAGTGATCTCGTCAAACGATACGATAACGAGCGTGTTCTTGATCATGCCGAACTCCATATACAAGAAGGGGAAATTCTTGGGCTGCTTGGTCCAAACGGTGCTGAAAAACCACGCTTATTCACGCACTATGTGGATTAATTCCAATTGATACTGGAACTATTCATCTATTTGGTAAAGAACTGACTGGTAATATAGCAACCATTAAAGAACGTATTGGGCTTGTTACACAGGAACTAACCATCTTTGAGGAGTTAACTGCTAAAGAAAACCTGACTTTTTTTGGTGGACTATATGGTTTAAAAGCAGATCTGTTACAACAGAGAATACAAGAAGCATTAGAATTTGTTGGCTTAGAATCCAAAGCAAATAAACGAACCAAAACCTTTTCTGGTGGGATGAAACGGCGACTTAACATTGCCTGCTCACTCATCCATAAGCCAAAGCTGCTGATTATGGATGAACCAACTGTTGGAATTGACCCTCAATCTCGTACCCATATTCTAGATACAGTAAAAAAACTTCAGCAGCAAGGCATGACCATTTTATACACAACTCATTATATGGAAGAACTGCAGTCTATTGCATCACGGGTTGTCATTATGGATCAAGGTCATGTTGTCACTGAAGGTACGATAAAAGACTTAGTTGCTACCATTCAGCATGAGGAAAAAATCAATGTCGAAGTAGCTGCTGCCTCAGATGAACTAGTCACACAGCTTCAAAAACTAGAAGGAGTAAAACAGGTCAGTCGGGAGGGCAACAACCTTCAGATCATCTCAAGATTGGGCTCAGGGAACCTAGATCGAACTCTTTCTCTGGCAAAAGAAGCAGGAGGCGTACTCTCTGTTAGTGCTGAAAAACCAACACTTGAAGATGTATTTCTTACATTAACCGGAAAACAGCTTCGAGATGGAGACGATCGAGAATGATCCTACCTACCATAAAATATACCGGCGTCCGAATGATTCGAGAATATATCGGCATGCTTCTTTTATTTGTTTTACCTTTGGTGTTAATTTCTATCTTCCATCTCATCTTAGGTGACTTACAAAATGAAGGTCTTCGTGTATTTGATTCTGTTGCAATTAGTATGGTACTTGCTTTTCAGCTTTTTGGTGGAAGTTATCCAATGGGCTATATCCAAGAAGACTTATTCACACACCGAAAATGGCGCCTTAAATCCCTACCTATTAACCGTTCGTTGTATGCATTTTCTGTCATGTTCACTGGCGCTATTTTTTCCATATTACAAGGCTTTGCCATCGTACTCATCACTTATTTTGCTTTTGGTGTGGACTGGGGTCATTTTCTTTGGGCTTTATTTGTCATCAGTCTTTTATCAACCCTATCAAGCTTGGTTTGTACCTTATGTGCACTGGTCACAACAAATTTCAAAGTCGCTGAACGATTAAGTGAGGTATATGGAATTGGATCGATTGTTCTTGCTGGCATGTTTTTTTCTTTGCCAGACAATGCCTTCTTTCACTTCATGGGCACCTATGGAAATCCATTATCCCTTGCTCAAACGGCCTTATTTGAACAGATTAATAACGGTGACTTCGCTGATATATGGGTTGCAATTCTTATTTTAGCAACTGCTATTGTCGTTTGCTTTGTCGTAGCGATTCTCATAGGAAGGAGGAAGATTCAATGAGCATTTTCAAATTTGCACTCAAACGTAGTTTTCAAAGCAAAACCAATCTTCTTTTTTTAATCGTTTTACCTGTTTTGCTCATATTTTTACCTTCTGAACCAGACTCGTGGATCTCTCTCCCTTATGGATTTCATTATTTTGGTGTCGTACTTTTGTTTGTATCTGTACGTCTTGCGGTCATTCTACTTGAGGATCGACAGCAAGGAATTATCAAACGAATTGCCATGGCACCTGTAAGTAATCTCTCCTACCTAACTCAAAATGTTCTTGCTTTTTCACTGATTCTCCTGTTGCCGATCCTACTATTAATTAGCGGTGGGATCTTTTATGGTCATGAACTCTATCATACAGGCCGACTATTTCTTTTATATGTATGTTTTGCATTTGCCGCATTATCGATGTCACTTGCATGGGTTTCTATTTATCGGAATAAAGAAACATCTTTTTTAGTGTTTATGGTCATCGTTGTTCTAATGACATTAGTAAGTGGCATTATGCTTCCCATCGAAATCATGCCAGACAACATTGAAAAAGTAGCCTATTCCCTGCCTACTTATTGGTATAATAAAGGCCTAACAGCGATTGTTTCACAGGCTTCTTTACCAGAATTTCTTCTACCACTTGTCATTCTCTTGGCATTCAGCCTATTGTTTTTGCTAATAGGTAGTAAACGGAAAATCGTGTAATCGTAAGCTGTGTTAAATAAGGAGGTGCAACTAGTGAACATACTCACATTTCAGAGAGCGGAATGGATTGCCCGAATAGGCTGTATGATGATTATGGCCAGTTTCTGGATACGTGTCAGTCCTGAATTAACAGGTTTTTTGTTTATTTTTGCTCTCTTGATGCTTCTTGTATTACGTTGGCGCTTTTCTTTACCTACATGGACTCTTACAATTGACTGCTTGATTTATTTACTATTTATCCCGTATTGGCAATGGACATCACTTGCCCTCATACTACTCGTCTATGAAATTGCCCTAAGGGGCAGACCAATTTATTTAGTGGCAATTGGCGCACTTATCTTCTATGATTCAATACAAACTGAGGTATTTATCCCTCTTTTATTTAGTGGATTTGTGGGTTGGTGTATCTACACGTGGAAAACTCAAGGAGGCAATCTTCAGAGAGAAATGGATGAGGAACGTCAAGAAAAGTATGAGTTAGAAGCATTAAACCAAGATCTTCTCGAATCCTCAAAGCGGTCTGCTCACTTTGCAGAATTAAAGGAACGAAATAGAATTGCAGCGGAGCTTCACGACCACGTTGGACATGAAGTGACGGGAGCTAGACTGGCTTTTCAAGCGTATGAGCATCTAAGCAAAGAAAATAGTCCAAATGCTAATCAAATGTTTAATAAGGCGCAGGAACGCTTATCAGAAGCTGCACGTCAGCTCCGAGATACCTCTCATAATTTAAAACCAATCATGTCAGATCATAAAGAGCGCTTAAGAAATATCTGTCATCAATTTGATGGAGCACCTGTGCAGCTTCACCTTTCTGGTCAAACCGAATCAGCGCCTCCCCACCATTGGGTTCTATTAGAATCTTGTTTAAAGGAAAGTCTAACAAATATCTCTAGGCACTGCTCTCACGTCTCATCTATTAAAGTTGACCTCGACATTACAGACCAGATCACCCGACTTCGTGTACATAATGATGGGATCATCCATTCTTCTCAAGTAAATGGCACAGGTATTCGCAATCTACGTCAACGAGCTCGTGCCCTTGGGGGGAGCGTCTCAATCGACAAACAATCTGGCTTTTCACTTGTCTGTGTATTACCTATTACTCAAAAGGAGCCGCTTTTATGAACCTTTTAATCGTTGATGATGACCCACTCGTATGTGAAAGTCTAGAGCTACTTCTTTCACGTGAGCAAGACCTACAAGTAGTTGGAACAGCTAGTAATGGTGCAGAGGCCATTACTTTTTGTCATCGAATAGATGTACAACTCATTTTAATGGATATACAAATGCCAACGATGAACGGAATTGAAGCCACAAAACAATTAATGCAATTGTATCCTAACCTGCTAATCATCATGTTGACTACGTTTCACGATGAGCAAAATATCAAACTAGCTCTAGCTGCTGGTGCCAAAGGCTATTTAATCAAGTCAACAGACGTTACAAAAATGGCTCACAGTATACGCAGTGTTGCTTCAGGAAGCTCTGTATTTGACCCTCGAGTCATAGAAACCTTACTCACACCTAAAGAAAACATACTGAGTGAATTAAGCAAACGGGAACAATCGATCTCGCAGCTTGTTGCTAAAGGACTTTCCAATAAGGAGATTGCAACACAACTGTTTTTAAGTGAGGGAACTGTGCGGAACAATCTGTCGACCATATTAGATAAGCTTGAATTAAGAGATCGTACCCAACTAGCTATTTACTACTTACAGAACAAAGAATCCGATTAACCTAAACAAAAAAACGCTCCTACCCGGAGCGTCTATTGATCGATTATGTTAATTTAAATTCAATCTTCTCCAGATAAAGACCACTAGCATCAGCAAAGCCGGCATGCTCACGTTCTTTAGATTCAATGATTCCAGGAATAGCTCCGGCTTTCATCTCACCTAATCCCACTTTTATTAGCGTACCAATAATCTTACGGACCATATTGTATAAAAAGCCATCGCCTTTAATACGGATTTCAAGAAAACCATCCTTCTCTGAAAAATCGATAGAACGGATTGTTCGAACATTCGACTTTTTCTTAGACTTTGCATTTGAAAAAGCCGTAAAATCATGTTCACCAACAAAATAAGCACTCGCTTTTTTCATTTGTTCACGATCAGCGGCTGATCCACATGCATACTGTGCTTACGTAGAAAAGGATGCGAATAGCCTTTATTCCAAATCTTATAGACATATGTCTTATCCGCTGAATTATAACGAGCATGAAAACGATCATGGACAGAATCAACCTTTACAACGCTGATGTCCTCAGGTAGATATCGATTCAAGTAACTCTGCACCTCATCTGCAGTCACTTTGCCATCAAGCTTCACATTTGCAATCTGAGCTAATGCATGAACCCCTGCATCCGTTCGACTACTACCCGTAATCTCAATTGATTTGCCCGCCATCTCAGTGAGTACATTCTCGATTTTACCTTGAATGGTGCTTTCGCCCTTACCAAGACGCTGCCAAGCCTTTATATCTGGTACCATCATATTGAATGGTTAGTTTAAAATTATTCATCAAAAATCTCCTTCAATCTGTGCATATGTTTGAATCAATCTTAATAGTACCATACATCACTCGTATTCGGTTAAAAGGTTGAGAGAGCCTATCAATTTATGAGACGATGAAGATGAATCTTAATAAGGAGCTAGACAGATGACACGTTTAAAATGGCTTATACTAATTATGATTGTCGTTGTAGCTTTTATGAGTTATACCCATTTCAATGGCAATCCATACAAACACTATCAATTAAAACAAGCAGTGACTGAGCATTTTAATAAGGATGGTGCCTCACGCATGTTAAACATACAAATGAAATCAAAATACAATCGACATGCAGAGAATCAACCTTACTTTTTAGAGGTTTATTTTGATTTAAATGGGATAAAAGGAGACTACCACTACTATATTTTTGAGGATGAGCAGGTAAAGGCAACAAAGGCTTTTTCAGATTCTCTAGAAACCGTAGAAGATGTAGAATTTTTTTCAGATTGATCCATTAAAATACTATGTAAACCAGAACAAAACCTTATGTTCTGGTTAATACCTTATCGCAATAGTCTCTCCCACGTATTTGCACCGGCTATTCCATCAACTGTGATGCCTGAACTGCGCTGAAAGTACGTACGGCCGTTTCTGTAGCTGGCCCAAAACTTCCGTCAATGGCTAAGCTTGCTCCTTTTGTGTTAAGTGCCGATTGTAATAAGCGAACCCACCATTGGTGAGTAGAACCTTTTCTAAGTGTATTCGCAGCACGTTTACTCACTGGTCCAAATACCCCATCAATTCGGACACTTGCAAAATACTGATATATGCGTACTAATGCCGAACGAGTGCGTGCACCGACAATCCCATCAACGACTAATGGTGTGAAGGAAGCCTTTGTTGGGTAGTTACGGCTGTTTAAAAAGGTTTGTGCGTTACCAATGAACTGATTTACAATCGGTCTAGTTGGCTGTGGTGTTGGAGTTGGTGTCGGAGTTGGCGCAGGTACGATCACTCCACCCGTTTGCGGACCAGATTGAACCGTTTCAATCAGTCTTTTAAAATCATCCCATTCATTTAACAAACGAGCAGGACAATTTTTTCCTGTCCAATGTTTATGCGTCACGACTCGTGATAGTGGGATGTTCAGATTGTTCATCAGACGTTTAACCAACCAAGCAGCATTCGCTTTGGCTTTTTGAAAATCACCATCTGAATTGACACATAACTCAATACCAATGGATTGACTATTGCCATTTGGCCCAACATGCCATGCCACCTCATTAGTAGGTAGGTGTTGAATAATTTGTGTGTCATCCACTGTAAAATGCCACGAAACCGATCGGGATCTAGCGTCTGCTCCTTTTATATATCTTGAATGCACCTCGGCGTTTGCCCCTACATTTGAATTACCCGTTTCATGTTGAGTGATATAGGTGGCATTTAATTGGCGCCCAGGACGATTACTAGCTGTTACAGGTAAAAAATCCATCTTGATGTTCATGAATCTCATCCCTTTCCGTTTCTTTCACAATGTCTATCATATTCAGGCATATCGCCTACTAGTCACTGTGAAAAATTAAAATCTAACTCATTAATAGATTATGCTTGGCCTATTAAGAGAGTTCCGGATAAGAACGAATAATCTACCTATTTGTAAGATAACATGCAAATGCCCCACACTCAGTGCAGGGCATTTATCATTACAGGATTTCTTTTGAATCGACGGGTAATACTTGGACATGCTTTAAATATTCTCTGACTTTTTTACGATCAATGATCTCTTGTTTAAAGTCGAGCGATTCAGCTACCTCATCCGAAACGTTTGAGAACTGATCCAAAAGAACAAATAGCGCCTTCCACATTTGTCCCACCTCTAATCTAGGGTATGTGGAATTAAACATGTCCCATTCATCCTTAGTTAAATACGCCTCAAGATATTTCCCATTTTTACCTACACTTAAGCTGAAATCTGTTTGTACACCTATTTTCCACTTAAGCATCTGGATCAACATCTCCCGAACAATGGATAGATGATCATATGCATAGGTTAACTCATTTCTCCAAAGCCCCTTAGCTACATAAGTTGATACCCACCAACATTCATTGCAGCAGTCATCAAAGAACTTTTGTGTGGGCTTCTGGATCCAATAATCAATATCAGTTGGCGCGGGTAAGCCAGGCAAATGCTGATCCTTATCGAGCAAAATTTGT
The nucleotide sequence above comes from Alkalicoccobacillus plakortidis. Encoded proteins:
- a CDS encoding sensor histidine kinase, with the translated sequence MNILTFQRAEWIARIGCMMIMASFWIRVSPELTGFLFIFALLMLLVLRWRFSLPTWTLTIDCLIYLLFIPYWQWTSLALILLVYEIALRGRPIYLVAIGALIFYDSIQTEVFIPLLFSGFVGWCIYTWKTQGGNLQREMDEERQEKYELEALNQDLLESSKRSAHFAELKERNRIAAELHDHVGHEVTGARLAFQAYEHLSKENSPNANQMFNKAQERLSEAARQLRDTSHNLKPIMSDHKERLRNICHQFDGAPVQLHLSGQTESAPPHHWVLLESCLKESLTNISRHCSHVSSIKVDLDITDQITRLRVHNDGIIHSSQVNGTGIRNLRQRARALGGSVSIDKQSGFSLVCVLPITQKEPLL
- a CDS encoding peptidoglycan recognition protein family protein, which encodes MNIKMDFLPVTASNRPGRQLNATYITQHETGNSNVGANAEVHSRYIKGADARSRSVSWHFTVDDTQIIQHLPTNEVAWHVGPNGNSQSIGIELCVNSDGDFQKAKANAAWLVKRLMNNLNIPLSRVVTHKHWTGKNCPARLLNEWDDFKRLIETVQSGPQTGGVIVPAPTPTPTPTPQPTRPIVNQFIGNAQTFLNSRNYPTKASFTPLVVDGIVGARTRSALVRIYQYFASVRIDGVFGPVSKRAANTLRKGSTHQWWVRLLQSALNTKGASLAIDGSFGPATETAVRTFSAVQASQLME
- a CDS encoding response regulator transcription factor translates to MNLLIVDDDPLVCESLELLLSREQDLQVVGTASNGAEAITFCHRIDVQLILMDIQMPTMNGIEATKQLMQLYPNLLIIMLTTFHDEQNIKLALAAGAKGYLIKSTDVTKMAHSIRSVASGSSVFDPRVIETLLTPKENILSELSKREQSISQLVAKGLSNKEIATQLFLSEGTVRNNLSTILDKLELRDRTQLAIYYLQNKESD
- a CDS encoding ABC transporter ATP-binding protein, coding for MHLFGKELTGNIATIKERIGLVTQELTIFEELTAKENLTFFGGLYGLKADLLQQRIQEALEFVGLESKANKRTKTFSGGMKRRLNIACSLIHKPKLLIMDEPTVGIDPQSRTHILDTVKKLQQQGMTILYTTHYMEELQSIASRVVIMDQGHVVTEGTIKDLVATIQHEEKINVEVAAASDELVTQLQKLEGVKQVSREGNNLQIISRLGSGNLDRTLSLAKEAGGVLSVSAEKPTLEDVFLTLTGKQLRDGDDRE
- a CDS encoding ABC transporter permease, with protein sequence MILPTIKYTGVRMIREYIGMLLLFVLPLVLISIFHLILGDLQNEGLRVFDSVAISMVLAFQLFGGSYPMGYIQEDLFTHRKWRLKSLPINRSLYAFSVMFTGAIFSILQGFAIVLITYFAFGVDWGHFLWALFVISLLSTLSSLVCTLCALVTTNFKVAERLSEVYGIGSIVLAGMFFSLPDNAFFHFMGTYGNPLSLAQTALFEQINNGDFADIWVAILILATAIVVCFVVAILIGRRKIQ
- a CDS encoding ABC transporter permease; translated protein: MSIFKFALKRSFQSKTNLLFLIVLPVLLIFLPSEPDSWISLPYGFHYFGVVLLFVSVRLAVILLEDRQQGIIKRIAMAPVSNLSYLTQNVLAFSLILLLPILLLISGGIFYGHELYHTGRLFLLYVCFAFAALSMSLAWVSIYRNKETSFLVFMVIVVLMTLVSGIMLPIEIMPDNIEKVAYSLPTYWYNKGLTAIVSQASLPEFLLPLVILLAFSLLFLLIGSKRKIV